A single window of Longimicrobiaceae bacterium DNA harbors:
- a CDS encoding TfoX/Sxy family protein has product MAVSREFRDYVLEQLGRVAPVTSRAMFGGVGIYSEGVFFALMDDDLVYFKTDDTNRPDFERAGKGPFRPFGEEAKPMRYHELPGELLEDPDQLRPWMEKALAVARSARKRK; this is encoded by the coding sequence ATGGCGGTGAGCCGCGAGTTCCGCGACTACGTGCTGGAGCAGCTCGGCCGGGTGGCGCCGGTGACCTCCCGGGCCATGTTCGGGGGCGTCGGCATCTACTCGGAGGGGGTGTTCTTCGCGCTGATGGACGACGACCTGGTCTACTTCAAGACCGACGACACCAACCGGCCCGACTTCGAGCGGGCGGGGAAGGGGCCGTTCCGCCCCTTCGGGGAGGAGGCGAAGCCCATGCGGTACCACGAGCTCCCCGGCGAGCTGCTGGAGGACCCGGACCAGCTGCGGCCCTGGATGGAGAAGGCCCTCGCGGTGGCGCGGAGCGCGCGGAAGCGGAAGTAG